The Nonlabens sp. Hel1_33_55 genome contains the following window.
CCAAAATAGATTCCTACTTCATTTGCGGCAATAATGGCTACAAATAATAACAAGGCAATTACAATACTATTAATGTTGTACATGGAATAATAGGATAAAGTGCCAAGTTAGAAGCACTCGTTATTTTATCGTATCAAGTATATGTTAATTGAATGAGTAGCTTTAAGCTTGTAGTCTGAAGCATTTAATTCTAAAACACGAAGCAAAGTGGTATTTAGAATGGCATATACCACTAAAGCGTTTTCGATGGAGTATTTCCCATTATCTTTTTGATAGCATTTCTATACTCATCAAATTCAATCAAATTTTTGTGTTTACCATCAGGAACAGTAATAAACTCCAGTCGTTCCTGCGGTACCAAATCACCTAGCGCACGACCACTTTCATAAGGAACCACACCATCTGCAGTGCCGTGAAAGATCACAATTGGACAAGTAGTTTCGGTAATAAATTCATCACTTGGGAATTTATATTTGAGTAACCTATCCATGGGAAGAATGGGAAAACGTCTGCTGGCAATGTCAGTAAGATTGAGGTAAGGAGTCTCCAGCAATAACATTGCTGGATTATTATTGGCAGCTACATAAGTTGCAATTCCGGTACCCAGCGATCTGCCGTACACAAAGATTTGATCCTCTTGAAATTGATTTTTCGCGTAATCGTAAAATAGCTGCGCGTCTTCGTAGAGCGCTTTTTCAGATAATTCTCCTGTGCTTTTACCATAACCGCGATAATCCATGATAATCACATCATAATTATATTGTGTGAAATAGGAGGCCACATCGCCCCATCGATCCAGCGTTCCAGCATTGCCATGGTAATAAACGATGACACCTTTAGGTTTTTCTGCCTTTAGGTGAATGGCGTTGAGTACGGCACCGTCTTGATTTTTTAGGTTGAATTCCTCAAAGTCCTCGTCAAACTGGAAAGTATAGTCAGCCGGTAGCGTGCTTTGTAAAAAGATCAATTTTTCCTGAAAGGCGTAGAGCATGGTTACAGATAGAATGAGGATCACTGCAATCGCAGCAAGAATTTTGAGAAAAAGTTTCATTAAGATTTATGGTGATTGGAACCTTTACTGGTTGTGGAAAGGTCAATTTTTTTCCGCTTTCGCGTCAGCAATATTTCATCCATCGCATGATGGTAACTTTCAAACTCCTGCATGTTCTTGTGCCCAGCGCCAATAATGGGATGCAAGGTCGTCGATTCAGGCTTTACCTGTGCTAATTTTAAGCTACTTTTAAAGGTGATGAGTTTGTCCTTGGTCCCATGAATAATGTGAATGGGGCACTCTACATATTTGAGCCATTTATAGGTAGGCATGGGATAACGCATGATCAAAGATAGCGGCATAAAAGGCATATATCTGCCTGTTACTTTGGTAAGGCTGTAGTAAGGCGCATCCAGAATTAGCATTTTGGGATTATTCATCGACGCTAGCTTTGCTGCAAATCCAGATCCTAACGATCTACCATAAAGTACGATGTATTTTTCGGCCACTTTTTCATTGATCTTGTCATAGATCTGTTGAAGGTCGCGCTTGATGGCTTTTTGGGATCGCTTGCCGGTACTCTTGCCAAAACCACGGTAATCCACCATAATCACATCATAATTATGACGGGTAAAGTCCACCGCAAACTTTCCCCAACCTTTGATGCTTTTGCTGTTTCCCTTGAGATACAAAACCAGTCCAACTGGTTTTTCTACTTTGAAGTGAAGCCCGTTGAGTACTGCACCATCTCGCGTGGTCATGTTGTATTCCTCAACGGTTTGATTCTCGTATAAAAACTGAAAATCTGCAGGCAGTTTCTCAGGTCTGAATAAAAAGTATTCCTGTAAATAATACAACAGCACGCTTATGACTGCATATGCAGCCACAACGATCAATGTAATATAGAGCCAGTAGGGCATCAGAGAATTTTGTTCAAAATACGAAAAAGTAGGGTATGGAAATACATATTCTATCCAGCGTTATCGCTTGTTGTCCAGCAATAACTTCGATGTTTAAGACTATGTTGGTAGGAGTTCCGCTTTCGCGAAAGCGAACTAAACCTCATACTTCACAGCTGACTATCAACTCATTGCAATTACAACCACTTTAACGCTCTACTATGCTATAAACCAATAAATAAGAGTACTTTTGCAGCCGCTAAGAAGTACTATTTTTATGAAAGACATTAGAAACATTGCGATCATTGCTCACGTTGACCACGGTAAGACGACGCTCGTAGACAAGATTTTGCACCACTGTGAAATCTTTAGAGAGAACGAGACAACAGGAGAATTGATCCTTGATAATAACGATATCGAGCGTGAACGCGGGATTACCATCCTTGCAAAAAACGTATCGGTAATGTACAAGGGAACTAAGATTAACATCATCGACACACCTGGTCACGCAGATTTTGGTGGTGAGGTAGAACGTGTTTTGAACATGGCAGATGGTGTATTGTTGCTGGTAGATGCCTTTGAAGGTCCTATGCCTCAAACACGATTTGTACTACAAAAAGCAATCGATCTTGGGTTGAAGCCTTGTGTGGTTGTGAATAAAGTAGATAAAGAAAACTGTACTCCAGACGAGGTACACGAGTCTGTTTTTGACTTGATGTTTGAATTGGGTGCAGAAGAATGGCAATTGGATTTCCCTACCGTATACGGTAGTGCGAAAAACAACTGGATGTCAGAGGACTGGAAGGATGAAACAAAAAACATCGAGCCACTTCTTGATATGGTAATCGAGCACGTTCCTGCTCCTAAAATAGAAGAAGGAACGACACAGCTGTTGATTACTTCGCTAGACTTTTCTAATTACACCGGTCGTATCGCGATAGGTCGTATCAAAAGAGGTTCTATTAAAGAAGGACAAAACGTTTCTTTATGCAAGCGTGACGGTTCTATCACTAAAACCAAAGTGAAAGAGGTCTATGTCTTTGACGGGATGGGAAAAGCCAAAGCAGAAGAAGTAATGGCTGGTGATATTTGTGCTATTGTAGGTTTAGAAGGTTTTGAAATAGGCGACAGCGTTGCAGATTTTGAGAATCCAGAAGCAATGGAAACCATCGCTATCGATGAGCCTACCATGAGTATGTTATTCACCATTAACGATTCACCATTCTTTGGTAAGGACGGTAAGTTTGTGACCTCACGTCACATCAAGGATCGTTTGACTAAAGAATTAGAGAAAAACCTAGCGTTGCAGGTTCACGATACAGGAGCAGCAGATAAGTTCATGGTTTTTGGCCGTGGCGTTTTGCACCTTTCCGTATTGATTGAAACCATGCGTCGCGAAGGTTATGAATTACAGATAGGGCAACCACAAGTAATCATCAAAGAAGTTGATGGTGTCCAGTGTGAGCCTATTGAAGAGTTGACTATTGACCTACCAGAGAATGTTAGCGGTAAAGCTGTTGACATGGTAACATTAAGAAAAGGTGAAATGACCAGTATGGCGCCTAAAGGTGAACGTATGATCATTGAATTTAAAATACCATCACGTGGTATCATAGGTTTGAGAAATCAGTTGATCACCGCAACTGCTGGTGAGGCGATCATGAACCACCGTTTTATAGGTTTTGAGCCTTACAAAGGTGAGATCGCTGGACGTATCAATGGTTCTATGATCTCCATGGAAAAAGGAACTTCTATTCCTTATTCTATGGATAAACTACAGGATCGTGGTAAATTCTTTATTCATCCAGGTGAAGAGATTTATGGAGGTCAGGTAGTAGGAGAGAACTCCAGACCGGACGATCTTGCGATCAACTTGACGAAGACTAAGAAACTTTCCAACGTACGTAGTGCAGGAAATGATGATAAGGTGAAGATCGCTCCACCGGTGAAGTTTACACTGGAAGAAGCTCTTGAATATATCCAGAAGGATGAATATGTAGAGGTAACGCCTAATCACTTGAGATTGCGTAAGATCTATCTTGATGAAAATGAGCGCAAACGTAGAGGTAAAGAATTGAGCTAGACTACAGCTAATATTGAATATTAAAAAAGCAGATCTGTGAGGATCTGCTTTTTTTGTTGTTTAAAATTTCGTGGTTTGGATGATATCGCTTTCGCGAAAGCGTAATAAGAACCTATCTTAATTACTATTTAAGACTGTTGATCTATCTACATCGCATCTGCAAAGAAGATGGCGTTCATCATCAATTTGTTGGTACCATACCAGAAGGCTCTAAAATTGGTATTGTCTGTGAACCCAATCACATTACCACGACCGTAGCTGTTGTGTACAAAAGGTCTAGTGTTTTTGAGCGCCTCAAGATTCGGTTTTGAAATGTAACCTGCCATTAAAGGCTCGTTCGTGTATTTGATAGGATTGCGGTGAGAAGTACTGTCTGCCTCAACAAACATTGTCGTATTTCTAAATATAGGTAGCTGACTATCCTTATACCCAAAAGCGATAGGATGCGAGCGGTCCAGTTGGGTTTCAAAAATAGCACCGCCAATAACCTGGGCGCCGTTAAAGTCGCCTCGCTGTTCAAAAGTTACATTTTTGGCAGGATTCTCAGTGGATTTGAAAGTCATGGGTAGCATTTTGGAACTAGACATCCATCGTAGCGAATTTCCAAAACCAATAAATGTACCGCCAGCGCGTACCCAAGATTGTAGATTTTCCATCGTGCTTTTGTCAGGAGACCCGTAAGAATTAGGAAAGATGATCGTGTTGTACTTGCTCAAATCTGCACGGCTTAGACGATCACGTTCAATTTTGGTAATCGCGATATCATAACGCTGGTCCAACAGGTGCCAAATCTCTCCTGCATCATAAGAGTCAGTACCGTCACCTATTACCAATGCAATTTTAGGATCATTCAATGGCACAAAAGAGTTGGATCCCAGATCAATTCCTGTGGTCAATCCGGTAGAAACGGCATCGATCACGACAGCAGTCTCGGTTTGATAGTTAGAAAGTCGTTGATGCAATTCATTCGTAGCAATAGGTTGTCTGGAAACCGGAATCATGATGGTCCCGTAATCATAGGACTTGCCGTTTAAAGTGAATGGTTGCATGGCGACTTTGGCGATGATGTCATTATTAAGAAGGTCATTCAGCACCTTTGGAGCCATATATTCATTCCATTCCATCAGGTAGGCATAATCAGAAACGGCTAAAGCTTTTTTAGAATCTCTTGACTTGTTGATCTCAAATGAACTCTGATTCATAGTCGCGGTAACATCATCACCAGAGCCAATGTTTCCAGCATTCATGTTGTAGTCCAGGTCAAAAGCTAAAGGAAATGTCCAGGCACTAATATCATAGAAGAGGCTATCGGTAAATTGGGTGTCCTTTTGAAAAATGGCATTGATCAAGCGACTTTTCTTTTGCGATTTAGGAATGACGTAAGCATATCCTTTTTTGTATTCCTTTCCATCAACTTTGACGTCTTGATCAAGTTCTTTCAATCTTATTTCATGACGTAGCAGAACCTCTGCAAAAGCATCTGTTTTTCCAGAATCTTTGGAATCGCCGAAAATGATGTTTCCGCTTTTTGCCTCATTGGCTGCATCTTTATAGAATTTGGCTTGATAGTCTAAAATCTTATTTTTCATTCCGTTTGCTGCTGCGAGAGTACTCAAGGCTGCTGTAAACTGGTTGCGTATCGTAAACGGAAATGTCAATACTCCATTAACCGATTCCTGCGCATGCCCGCGAGAGCTGGCCTGCTCAAACAAAATACCAATACCACCATTCACATCAGGAAAAGTAGATCCTTTACCATAATAGAAGTCGTCAAAACTTTCTTCGGTATAATAAAACGATCCAATTTTATCCAATGCTGCCGCGTGATAGTTACCTATTTCTTTAGTAAGATCCTGATTCATCTGCGGCGTCAACGGATTCGTTCTAGATGGAATTCCTGGCTGGAAAAAGAAGCTGGAATTGGTTCCCATCTCATGATGGTCCGTCAAGATATTAGGCATCCATTTATTGAAACTCGCGATGCGTGCTCTGGATTCTGGGAGTTGTATTGGTAACCAGTCTCGGTTCATGTCAAACCAATAATGGTTCGTTCGCCCACCAGGCCATGCCTCGTCATATTCACGATCATTACCGTCAATGGTGATGTTTTCATTTTTGTGTTGATTCACCCAACCTGCAAAACGTTGCAATCCATCTGGATTAAAGCTAGGATCCAGTAAAACCACTGTATTGTCCAGCATTTCTTCAACATTGGTTCCTTGAGCAGCTGCTAGATAGTAAGCATAAAGTAAGGATGCGTTAGAACCACTAGGCTCATTACCATGTATGGAGAACCCTTGATAGATAACGATAGGACCATTATTGCTGGAGTTACCGTCAATCCGATCTTGATGCGCCTGACGTAAGTTCTCAATATTGCTTTGGTTGTTCTCAGAAGTTACCGTTAGTAATATTAACGGTCGATCCTCAAAAGTTTTCCCACGATTCTCAATAGTAATCCGATCACTGGCGTCTGCAAGAGCCATCATATATTGGACTAATTTGTCGTGTGTAACGTGCCACTTTCCTGGAACGTATCCTATTACTTCTTCTGGAGTTGGAATATCAGGGTTGTAGGTAACGTCAGTTGGTAAGTAGTAATCCATTTGTGGATCGACGGTGGTTTGTGCGGTTACCGCTTTCGCGAAAGCGAACAACACAGCAGTCAAAAGAACTATATTCTTCATATAATAGTATTATGGCTTTAAAGTAAAAAGCCTTTCACGAGGAAAGGCTTGTATTTGTGATCGTTACGATTTAAATATCGTCAAAGTCAACGTTGGTAAAACTTGCAGGATGATTAGGCTCTGTGGCGTCATCTGCGGCTGGAGTTGCTGGCTCTTCTTTTTTGAAGTCCGTTTTGTGTCTCTCTGAAATGACTTCATCACCTTTTTCATTGATGATGTAATCTGTCACATCTTTCAAGGTCTCGCCGAATTCTGCAAAGTCCTCTTTGTACAAATAGATTTTGTGTTTCTTGAAGTGAAAGCTACCGTCATCGTTTGTGAATTTCTTGCTTTCAGTAATGGTAAGGTAGTAATCGTCTGCCTTTGTAGATCGTACGTCAAAGAAATAGGTGCGTCTTCCTGCACGAACCACTTTTGAGTAAATTTCTTCCTGCTCCTGATAATCTCTGTCGCTCATGTCGGTTTTTTGGGTGTTAAGCACTCAAAAATAGGAAAAAACTTGAAAAGCTGGCTTATAATTTTACGGCTTACTGCTCTAGCATTTGATTTGCGTACAATTCGGCATAATAACCGTCTTTATTCATGAGCGATTGGTGATTGCCTTCTTCTATGATTTTACCATCTTCAAGAACGATGATGAGATCAGCATTTTTAGCAGAGCTTACTCTGTGACTCACAATAATTGTGGTCGTGTCTTGCGTGACTTTTTTGAGGTTGTTGAGAATTTGTTCTTCGGTTTCTGTGTCTACGGCGCTTAAGCAGTCGTCGAACAATAATATGTTAGGATCTTTTATGATGGCTCTCGCTATGGAAACCCGTTGTTTTTGACCGCCACTTAATGTGATGCCGCGCTCGCCCAAAACCGTATCATAACCGTTTGTAAAGTTCTTGATGTTTTTGTGTACCACCGCGTTCTTGGCAGCAGTTATGATTTCTTCATCGCTAGCATCTTTTTTTCCAAAGGCTATGTTATTCCCAATGGTGTCAGAAAATAAGAACGCATCTTGAGGTACATACCCTATGGATTGACGTAAGTCATCAAGATTTAAATCCCTAACTGATTTACCATCAATTTTGATAACCCCATCAGTCACATCATATAACCTGCCTATCAGTTCCAGTACTGTTGACTTACCACTACCAGTCTTACCTAAAATTGCTAATGTGCCACCGCTACGTATTTTGAAGGAAAGATTTTTGAGGGCATGAATATTAGTATCCTCATAAATAAAGTTCACATTCTCAAATTCAATGCTGCCCTGAACCGGAGTTGATTCTTCTACCAGATTTTGAATTTGAGGTTCAATGTCCAGGAATTGGTTGATACGTTTTTGAGAAGCTTCTGCCTGCTGGATCATGTTAGTCACCCAACCCAAAACCGCGACCGGCCAAGTCAACATATTAACGTAGATCAAAAATTCTGGAATGGCGCCTACTTCAATCTCTCCAGCAATCACTTGTCTACCGCCTATGTAAATCACAAGAATATTACTCAGTCCTATCAACAGTACCATCATAGGAAAAAATAGTGCCTGCACTCTCGCTAGATCGATGTTTTTATCCTTGCTATCATTGGAAACCTGAACGAACTGAGCGCTCATTTGAGGCGCGAGATTATAGGCTTTAATAACTGAAATACCACTAAATGCCTCTTGAGAAATAGTGTTGAGGTTCGATAAATATTGCTGAACGAGCGTAGATCTTTTATGAATCTCACGGCTTACCACGTAAATAGCGACTGATAGAAAAGGCAAAGGGAGCAGCGTATACAAAGCTAGAGTAGGAGCAGTGTCGATCATGGCTGGTATCACCACTGCAAATAATGTTGCCATATTGATA
Protein-coding sequences here:
- the typA gene encoding translational GTPase TypA — encoded protein: MKDIRNIAIIAHVDHGKTTLVDKILHHCEIFRENETTGELILDNNDIERERGITILAKNVSVMYKGTKINIIDTPGHADFGGEVERVLNMADGVLLLVDAFEGPMPQTRFVLQKAIDLGLKPCVVVNKVDKENCTPDEVHESVFDLMFELGAEEWQLDFPTVYGSAKNNWMSEDWKDETKNIEPLLDMVIEHVPAPKIEEGTTQLLITSLDFSNYTGRIAIGRIKRGSIKEGQNVSLCKRDGSITKTKVKEVYVFDGMGKAKAEEVMAGDICAIVGLEGFEIGDSVADFENPEAMETIAIDEPTMSMLFTINDSPFFGKDGKFVTSRHIKDRLTKELEKNLALQVHDTGAADKFMVFGRGVLHLSVLIETMRREGYELQIGQPQVIIKEVDGVQCEPIEELTIDLPENVSGKAVDMVTLRKGEMTSMAPKGERMIIEFKIPSRGIIGLRNQLITATAGEAIMNHRFIGFEPYKGEIAGRINGSMISMEKGTSIPYSMDKLQDRGKFFIHPGEEIYGGQVVGENSRPDDLAINLTKTKKLSNVRSAGNDDKVKIAPPVKFTLEEALEYIQKDEYVEVTPNHLRLRKIYLDENERKRRGKELS
- a CDS encoding alpha/beta hydrolase encodes the protein MPYWLYITLIVVAAYAVISVLLYYLQEYFLFRPEKLPADFQFLYENQTVEEYNMTTRDGAVLNGLHFKVEKPVGLVLYLKGNSKSIKGWGKFAVDFTRHNYDVIMVDYRGFGKSTGKRSQKAIKRDLQQIYDKINEKVAEKYIVLYGRSLGSGFAAKLASMNNPKMLILDAPYYSLTKVTGRYMPFMPLSLIMRYPMPTYKWLKYVECPIHIIHGTKDKLITFKSSLKLAQVKPESTTLHPIIGAGHKNMQEFESYHHAMDEILLTRKRKKIDLSTTSKGSNHHKS
- a CDS encoding PUR family DNA/RNA-binding protein, whose protein sequence is MSDRDYQEQEEIYSKVVRAGRRTYFFDVRSTKADDYYLTITESKKFTNDDGSFHFKKHKIYLYKEDFAEFGETLKDVTDYIINEKGDEVISERHKTDFKKEEPATPAADDATEPNHPASFTNVDFDDI
- a CDS encoding ABC transporter ATP-binding protein; this encodes MKELKKLNRLFVKYKWQLIFGIIVTIASRYLSLYLPKYVGKIINLLNAYGNGERTDLEQVKSDLLLYIGIILGTTLLAAILTFVMRQLIIVVSRHLEYDLKNIIYQQYQRLSLSFYKQNRTGDLMNRISEDVSKVRMYMGPAIMYSINMATLFAVVIPAMIDTAPTLALYTLLPLPFLSVAIYVVSREIHKRSTLVQQYLSNLNTISQEAFSGISVIKAYNLAPQMSAQFVQVSNDSKDKNIDLARVQALFFPMMVLLIGLSNILVIYIGGRQVIAGEIEVGAIPEFLIYVNMLTWPVAVLGWVTNMIQQAEASQKRINQFLDIEPQIQNLVEESTPVQGSIEFENVNFIYEDTNIHALKNLSFKIRSGGTLAILGKTGSGKSTVLELIGRLYDVTDGVIKIDGKSVRDLNLDDLRQSIGYVPQDAFLFSDTIGNNIAFGKKDASDEEIITAAKNAVVHKNIKNFTNGYDTVLGERGITLSGGQKQRVSIARAIIKDPNILLFDDCLSAVDTETEEQILNNLKKVTQDTTTIIVSHRVSSAKNADLIIVLEDGKIIEEGNHQSLMNKDGYYAELYANQMLEQ
- a CDS encoding alpha/beta hydrolase; protein product: MKLFLKILAAIAVILILSVTMLYAFQEKLIFLQSTLPADYTFQFDEDFEEFNLKNQDGAVLNAIHLKAEKPKGVIVYYHGNAGTLDRWGDVASYFTQYNYDVIIMDYRGYGKSTGELSEKALYEDAQLFYDYAKNQFQEDQIFVYGRSLGTGIATYVAANNNPAMLLLETPYLNLTDIASRRFPILPMDRLLKYKFPSDEFITETTCPIVIFHGTADGVVPYESGRALGDLVPQERLEFITVPDGKHKNLIEFDEYRNAIKKIMGNTPSKTL
- a CDS encoding M14 family zinc carboxypeptidase codes for the protein MKNIVLLTAVLFAFAKAVTAQTTVDPQMDYYLPTDVTYNPDIPTPEEVIGYVPGKWHVTHDKLVQYMMALADASDRITIENRGKTFEDRPLILLTVTSENNQSNIENLRQAHQDRIDGNSSNNGPIVIYQGFSIHGNEPSGSNASLLYAYYLAAAQGTNVEEMLDNTVVLLDPSFNPDGLQRFAGWVNQHKNENITIDGNDREYDEAWPGGRTNHYWFDMNRDWLPIQLPESRARIASFNKWMPNILTDHHEMGTNSSFFFQPGIPSRTNPLTPQMNQDLTKEIGNYHAAALDKIGSFYYTEESFDDFYYGKGSTFPDVNGGIGILFEQASSRGHAQESVNGVLTFPFTIRNQFTAALSTLAAANGMKNKILDYQAKFYKDAANEAKSGNIIFGDSKDSGKTDAFAEVLLRHEIRLKELDQDVKVDGKEYKKGYAYVIPKSQKKSRLINAIFQKDTQFTDSLFYDISAWTFPLAFDLDYNMNAGNIGSGDDVTATMNQSSFEINKSRDSKKALAVSDYAYLMEWNEYMAPKVLNDLLNNDIIAKVAMQPFTLNGKSYDYGTIMIPVSRQPIATNELHQRLSNYQTETAVVIDAVSTGLTTGIDLGSNSFVPLNDPKIALVIGDGTDSYDAGEIWHLLDQRYDIAITKIERDRLSRADLSKYNTIIFPNSYGSPDKSTMENLQSWVRAGGTFIGFGNSLRWMSSSKMLPMTFKSTENPAKNVTFEQRGDFNGAQVIGGAIFETQLDRSHPIAFGYKDSQLPIFRNTTMFVEADSTSHRNPIKYTNEPLMAGYISKPNLEALKNTRPFVHNSYGRGNVIGFTDNTNFRAFWYGTNKLMMNAIFFADAM